One window of the Betaproteobacteria bacterium genome contains the following:
- a CDS encoding oxidative damage protection protein: MPRTVMCIKLGREAEGFDFPPYPGALGQRIFDNVSKAAWQEWLEQQKRLINEMRLSLADAKARKYLAEQMEQHFFGTGAQEASGYTPAKE; the protein is encoded by the coding sequence ATGCCCCGAACCGTCATGTGCATCAAACTCGGCCGCGAGGCCGAAGGTTTCGACTTTCCCCCATACCCCGGCGCGCTAGGCCAGCGCATTTTCGACAACGTCTCCAAGGCAGCATGGCAAGAATGGCTGGAACAACAAAAACGGCTGATCAACGAAATGCGCCTGAGCTTGGCGGACGCGAAGGCGCGCAAGTACCTCGCCGAACAAATGGAGCAGCACTTCTTCGGAACGGGAGCGCAGGAAGCCTCGGGATACACGCCCGCGAAGGAGTAA